Proteins encoded within one genomic window of Micromonospora halotolerans:
- the nusG gene encoding transcription termination/antitermination protein NusG, with protein sequence MPEYDETAETPDEQSTVATAANDESVEAASEPEFPTTEPAPDEDFDPVAELRQKLRYAPGDWYVVHSYAGYENKVKTNLETRITSLDMEDFIYQVEVPTREEVEVKNGKRSQVQAKVFPGYILVRMELTAESYSCVRNTPGVTGFVGATDRADRPAPLSLDEVLKWLAPAVETEQKKAKPEVKVLDFEVGDSVTVTDGAFASLPATISEINADQQKLKVLVSIFGRETPVELNFNQVAKI encoded by the coding sequence GTGCCTGAGTACGACGAGACCGCCGAGACCCCGGACGAGCAGTCCACGGTGGCGACGGCGGCCAACGATGAGTCGGTCGAGGCCGCCAGCGAGCCGGAGTTCCCGACCACCGAGCCCGCCCCGGACGAGGACTTCGACCCGGTCGCCGAGCTGCGCCAGAAGCTGCGCTACGCCCCCGGCGACTGGTACGTGGTGCACTCCTACGCCGGCTACGAGAACAAGGTCAAGACCAACCTCGAGACCCGGATCACCTCCCTCGACATGGAGGACTTCATCTACCAGGTCGAGGTGCCGACCCGGGAAGAGGTCGAGGTCAAGAACGGCAAGCGGTCGCAGGTCCAGGCGAAGGTCTTCCCGGGCTACATCCTGGTCCGGATGGAGCTGACCGCCGAGTCCTACTCCTGCGTCCGGAACACCCCGGGGGTCACCGGCTTCGTCGGCGCGACCGACCGGGCCGACCGTCCGGCGCCGCTGAGCCTCGACGAGGTGCTCAAGTGGCTGGCCCCGGCGGTCGAGACCGAGCAGAAGAAGGCCAAGCCCGAGGTCAAGGTCCTCGACTTCGAGGTCGGCGACTCGGTCACCGTCACCGACGGCGCCTTCGCCTCGCTGCCGGCGACGATCAGCGAGATCAACGCCGATCAGCAGAAGCTCAAGGTCCTGGTGTCGATCTTCGGCCGGGAGACCCCGGTCGAGCTCAACTTCAACCAGGTCGCCAAGATCTGA
- the rplA gene encoding 50S ribosomal protein L1, whose amino-acid sequence MQRSKTYRKAAEVIDRSKLYSPAEAVKLAKETTNVKFDATVEVAMRLGVDPRKADQMVRGTVNLPHGTGKTARVIVFAAGAKAEEAAAAGADEVGTDELVARIQGGWLDFDAAIATPDQMAKIGRIARILGPRGLMPNPKTGTVTMDVTKAVADIKGGKITFRVDKHSNLHLIIGKASFSESQLIDNYAAVLDEVLRSKPSAAKGKYLKKVTLTTTMGPGVPVDPNAVKNLTEASAEA is encoded by the coding sequence ATGCAGCGCAGCAAGACCTACCGCAAGGCCGCCGAGGTCATCGACCGGTCGAAGCTCTACTCTCCCGCCGAGGCCGTCAAGCTGGCCAAGGAGACCACCAACGTCAAGTTCGACGCCACGGTCGAGGTCGCGATGCGCCTCGGCGTCGACCCCCGCAAGGCGGACCAGATGGTCCGCGGCACGGTCAACCTGCCGCACGGCACCGGTAAGACCGCCCGCGTGATCGTCTTCGCCGCCGGCGCGAAGGCCGAAGAGGCCGCCGCCGCGGGCGCGGACGAGGTGGGCACCGACGAGCTGGTCGCTCGCATCCAGGGCGGTTGGCTGGACTTCGACGCGGCGATCGCCACCCCGGACCAGATGGCCAAGATCGGCCGGATCGCGCGGATCCTGGGCCCGCGCGGCCTGATGCCGAACCCGAAGACCGGCACGGTGACCATGGACGTCACCAAGGCCGTCGCCGACATCAAGGGCGGCAAGATCACCTTCCGGGTGGACAAGCACTCCAACCTCCACCTGATCATCGGCAAGGCCTCGTTCTCCGAGTCCCAGCTGATCGACAACTACGCGGCGGTGCTGGACGAGGTCCTGCGCTCGAAGCCGTCCGCGGCCAAGGGCAAGTACCTGAAGAAGGTCACCCTCACCACCACCATGGGCCCGGGCGTCCCGGTCGACCCGAACGCGGTGAAGAACCTGACCGAGGCTTCGGCCGAGGCCTGA
- the rplL gene encoding 50S ribosomal protein L7/L12, whose translation MAKLSTDELLDAFKEMTLIELSEFVKQFEETFEVTAAAPVAVAAAGGPAGPAAEAEPEKDEFDVILDADGGKKIQVIKVVRELTGLGLKEAKDLVEAAPKPVLEKVNKEAAEKAKAKLEGEGAKVTLK comes from the coding sequence ATGGCGAAGCTCAGCACCGACGAGCTGCTCGACGCGTTCAAGGAGATGACGCTGATCGAGCTCTCCGAGTTCGTGAAGCAGTTCGAGGAGACCTTCGAGGTCACCGCGGCGGCTCCGGTCGCCGTCGCCGCCGCCGGCGGCCCCGCCGGCCCGGCCGCCGAGGCCGAGCCGGAGAAGGACGAGTTCGACGTCATCCTCGACGCCGACGGTGGCAAGAAGATCCAGGTCATCAAGGTCGTGCGCGAGCTGACCGGCCTGGGCCTCAAGGAGGCCAAGGACCTGGTCGAGGCCGCTCCGAAGCCGGTCCTGGAGAAGGTCAACAAGGAGGCCGCCGAGAAGGCCAAGGCCAAGCTCGAGGGCGAGGGCGCCAAGGTCACCCTCAAGTGA
- the rpmG gene encoding 50S ribosomal protein L33 yields MAKATDVRPKITLACVECKERNYITRKNRRNDPDRIELKKFCPRDGRHTIHRETR; encoded by the coding sequence GTGGCGAAGGCGACCGATGTCCGGCCGAAGATCACTTTGGCGTGTGTGGAGTGCAAGGAGCGCAACTACATCACGCGCAAGAACCGCCGCAACGACCCGGACCGCATCGAGCTGAAGAAGTTCTGCCCCCGGGACGGCAGGCACACCATCCACCGCGAGACCCGCTGA
- the rplK gene encoding 50S ribosomal protein L11, whose amino-acid sequence MPPKKKLVKTFTLQLPAGQATPAPPVGPALGQHGVNIMEFCKSYNAQTESQRGDIVPAEISVYEDRTFTFVLKTPPAARLLIKAAGVQKGSGVPHTQKVGSVTRAQLREIAEKKMADLNANDIDQAEKIIAGTARSMGLTVAD is encoded by the coding sequence ATGCCTCCGAAGAAGAAGCTCGTCAAGACGTTCACGCTTCAGCTGCCGGCGGGCCAGGCCACCCCGGCGCCGCCGGTCGGCCCCGCGCTCGGCCAGCACGGCGTGAACATCATGGAGTTCTGCAAGTCCTACAACGCGCAGACCGAGTCGCAGCGGGGCGACATCGTCCCCGCCGAGATCAGCGTCTACGAGGACCGCACCTTCACCTTCGTGCTGAAGACCCCGCCCGCCGCCCGGCTGCTGATCAAGGCCGCCGGCGTGCAGAAGGGCTCGGGCGTCCCGCACACCCAGAAGGTCGGCTCGGTGACCCGCGCCCAGCTGCGCGAGATCGCCGAGAAGAAGATGGCGGACCTCAACGCCAACGACATCGACCAGGCTGAGAAGATCATCGCCGGCACCGCCCGGTCGATGGGCCTGACCGTCGCCGACTGA
- a CDS encoding YajQ family cyclic di-GMP-binding protein, which translates to MAANPSFDIVSKVDRQEVDNALRQAEKELSTRFDFRGTGAEISWSGEEAISLQAETEERVRAALDVFKEKLVKRNISLKSLDAGDPRSSGKIFKIDAKVIQGIDSDKAKAISKKIRDEGPKGVQAQIQGDQLRVTGKKKDDLQAVIALLKGEDFGVALQFTNYR; encoded by the coding sequence ATGGCAGCGAACCCGTCGTTCGACATCGTGAGCAAGGTCGACCGCCAGGAGGTCGACAACGCCCTCCGCCAGGCGGAGAAGGAGCTCTCGACGCGGTTCGACTTCCGCGGCACCGGCGCCGAGATCTCCTGGTCGGGCGAGGAGGCGATCAGTCTCCAGGCGGAGACCGAGGAGCGGGTCCGGGCAGCTCTGGACGTGTTCAAGGAGAAGCTGGTCAAGCGGAACATCTCGCTGAAGTCGCTGGACGCCGGCGACCCCCGCTCGTCCGGCAAGATCTTCAAGATCGACGCCAAGGTGATCCAGGGCATCGACTCGGACAAGGCCAAGGCGATCAGCAAGAAGATCCGTGACGAGGGCCCGAAGGGCGTCCAGGCGCAGATCCAGGGCGACCAGCTCCGGGTCACCGGCAAGAAGAAGGACGACCTGCAGGCCGTCATCGCGCTGCTCAAGGGCGAGGACTTCGGCGTCGCCCTCCAGTTCACCAACTACAGGTAA
- a CDS encoding class I SAM-dependent methyltransferase, with the protein MHDNDPPSPATADDDPIGRFERLYADAERGEAVVPWDLDRAHSLLGEWTDRTRPDGSGRRAVVVGCGFGRDAEHLARLGFATVAFDISPTAIGAARRRHPDSPVRYETADLLDPPHDWLGGFDFVLESMNVQALPAELRQRAIPAVGRLVAPDGTLLVIAAGRRDDEVVEGPPWPLARAEVDAFAAGPLTPARVEEIVAPDGGLRWRAEFHRA; encoded by the coding sequence GTGCACGACAACGATCCGCCCTCCCCGGCCACCGCGGACGACGATCCGATCGGCCGGTTCGAGCGGCTCTACGCCGACGCCGAGCGCGGCGAGGCGGTCGTCCCGTGGGACCTCGACCGGGCGCACTCCCTGCTCGGCGAGTGGACCGACCGGACCCGGCCGGACGGCTCCGGTCGGCGCGCCGTGGTCGTCGGGTGCGGCTTCGGCCGCGACGCCGAACATCTGGCCCGCCTGGGCTTCGCCACCGTGGCCTTCGACATCTCGCCCACGGCGATAGGGGCGGCCCGCCGCCGCCACCCGGACTCCCCGGTCCGGTATGAGACCGCCGACCTGCTCGACCCGCCGCACGACTGGCTGGGCGGGTTCGACTTCGTGCTGGAGAGCATGAACGTGCAGGCGCTGCCGGCCGAGCTGCGGCAGCGGGCGATCCCGGCGGTCGGCCGGCTGGTGGCGCCGGACGGGACGCTGCTGGTGATCGCGGCCGGCCGGCGGGACGACGAGGTCGTCGAGGGCCCGCCCTGGCCGCTGGCCCGGGCCGAGGTCGACGCTTTCGCGGCCGGCCCGCTGACGCCGGCCCGGGTCGAGGAGATCGTGGCCCCGGACGGTGGGCTCCGGTGGCGCGCGGAGTTCCACCGCGCCTGA
- the secE gene encoding preprotein translocase subunit SecE, whose translation MAESKRRGEDAGDERLDDDATVDGVADDDATDADETVSRGGTATRKRARADSTEGRKTRKDTERIGLFARIARFFREVVAELRKVIWPTRKELLTYTAVVVTFVAVMLAIVAGLDYGFAKAVLWVFGNPS comes from the coding sequence GTGGCCGAGAGCAAGCGGCGCGGCGAGGACGCCGGCGACGAGCGTCTGGACGACGACGCGACCGTCGACGGCGTGGCCGACGACGACGCCACCGACGCGGACGAGACGGTTTCCCGGGGCGGCACCGCCACCCGCAAGCGGGCCCGTGCCGATTCGACCGAGGGCCGGAAGACCCGGAAGGACACCGAGCGGATCGGGCTGTTCGCCCGCATCGCGCGGTTCTTCCGCGAGGTCGTGGCCGAACTGCGTAAGGTCATCTGGCCGACCCGCAAGGAGCTGCTGACCTACACGGCCGTCGTGGTCACCTTCGTCGCGGTGATGTTGGCGATCGTGGCCGGCCTGGACTACGGCTTCGCGAAGGCGGTGCTGTGGGTCTTCGGCAACCCCAGCTGA
- a CDS encoding MaoC family dehydratase, with translation MELPTQTYRVTRADLVRYAGASGDFNPIHWSDRTATKVGLPGVIAHGMFTMALVGRAVTTWAGAPDAVVDFNVRFTRPVVVPDTDEGTEVEVAAVVKEVTEDGLTRLDITATCLGEKVLSQARALVRTPR, from the coding sequence ATGGAACTGCCCACCCAGACTTACCGGGTGACCCGCGCGGACCTGGTCCGCTACGCGGGCGCCTCGGGCGACTTCAACCCGATCCACTGGAGCGACCGGACGGCCACCAAGGTCGGCCTGCCCGGGGTGATCGCCCACGGCATGTTCACGATGGCTCTGGTCGGCCGGGCGGTGACCACCTGGGCCGGCGCACCGGACGCGGTGGTCGACTTCAACGTCCGCTTCACCCGCCCGGTGGTCGTGCCGGACACCGACGAGGGCACCGAGGTCGAGGTCGCCGCGGTGGTCAAGGAGGTCACCGAGGACGGCCTGACCAGGCTCGACATCACCGCGACCTGCCTGGGGGAGAAGGTGCTGTCGCAGGCTCGGGCACTCGTGCGGACGCCTCGCTGA
- the rplJ gene encoding 50S ribosomal protein L10, with amino-acid sequence MADKPIRADKATAVAELTESFRTAGATVLTEYRGLTVSQLTQLRRSLGKETSYTVAKNTLAKRAATEAGISGLDELFTGPTALTFVSGDVVEAAKGLREFAKANPKLVIKGGVFEGKAISAAEVTKLADLESREVLLAKLAGAMKGNLSKAAALFQAPLAKTARLAAALQDKREKEGAEAA; translated from the coding sequence ATGGCGGACAAGCCGATCCGGGCCGACAAGGCCACGGCCGTCGCCGAGCTGACCGAGAGCTTCCGCACCGCGGGAGCGACCGTGCTGACCGAGTACCGCGGGCTCACGGTTTCGCAGCTCACGCAGCTGCGGCGCTCGCTCGGCAAGGAGACCAGCTACACGGTCGCGAAGAACACGCTGGCCAAGCGTGCCGCGACCGAGGCGGGCATCTCCGGCCTCGACGAGCTGTTCACCGGTCCTACCGCGCTGACTTTCGTTTCGGGCGACGTCGTCGAGGCGGCGAAGGGGCTTCGCGAGTTCGCGAAGGCCAACCCGAAGCTCGTCATCAAGGGCGGTGTCTTCGAGGGCAAGGCCATTTCCGCGGCCGAGGTCACGAAGCTCGCCGACCTGGAGTCCCGCGAGGTGCTGCTGGCGAAGCTGGCCGGCGCCATGAAGGGCAACCTGAGCAAGGCCGCGGCCCTGTTCCAGGCTCCGCTCGCCAAGACCGCGCGTCTGGCGGCCGCTCTGCAGGACAAGCGCGAGAAGGAGGGCGCCGAGGCGGCCTGA
- a CDS encoding VOC family protein, giving the protein MGTLIRNVAFDCADPYELAHFWGQVFDCPVDPQSRPDDEEVAIEPPTGARLYFQRVPEPKSVKNRVHICLQPEVLRDQEVERIRALGATVVADRREPDGSGWVVLADPEGNEFCVLRSEAERATSA; this is encoded by the coding sequence ATGGGGACCCTCATCCGCAACGTCGCGTTCGACTGCGCCGACCCGTACGAGCTGGCGCACTTCTGGGGCCAGGTCTTCGACTGCCCGGTCGACCCGCAGTCCAGGCCCGACGACGAGGAGGTGGCCATCGAGCCGCCCACCGGCGCCAGGCTCTACTTCCAGCGGGTACCGGAGCCGAAGAGCGTCAAGAACCGCGTGCACATCTGCCTGCAGCCCGAGGTGCTCCGCGATCAGGAGGTCGAGCGCATCCGCGCCCTGGGCGCCACCGTCGTCGCCGACCGGCGCGAGCCGGACGGCAGCGGCTGGGTCGTGCTGGCCGACCCGGAGGGCAACGAGTTCTGCGTGCTGCGCAGCGAGGCCGAGCGGGCGACGTCCGCGTAG
- a CDS encoding MaoC family dehydratase N-terminal domain-containing protein: MSLDPSFVGRTYPPTAPYQVGREKIREFAAAIGATDPAHHDPAAARALGHPDVVAPPTFPVIVTMAASQQIVDDPALGVDYSRVVHGDQRFAYTRPVVAGDELVCVNTIEEVTTRGGHGFLTTRTDVSTVAGEPVVAVWSKIVVRGEA; encoded by the coding sequence ATGTCCCTGGACCCGTCCTTCGTCGGCCGGACCTATCCGCCGACCGCCCCCTACCAGGTGGGCCGAGAAAAGATCCGCGAGTTCGCCGCCGCCATCGGCGCGACCGACCCGGCGCATCACGACCCGGCGGCCGCCCGGGCGCTCGGCCATCCCGACGTGGTGGCCCCGCCGACCTTTCCGGTCATCGTGACCATGGCCGCCAGCCAGCAGATCGTCGACGATCCGGCGCTGGGCGTCGACTACAGCCGGGTGGTGCACGGCGACCAGCGCTTCGCGTACACCCGGCCGGTGGTCGCCGGTGACGAGCTGGTCTGCGTGAACACCATCGAGGAGGTCACCACCCGGGGCGGGCACGGCTTCCTGACCACCCGCACCGATGTGAGCACCGTCGCCGGTGAGCCGGTGGTCGCCGTCTGGTCCAAGATCGTCGTACGCGGGGAGGCCTGA
- a CDS encoding ATP-binding cassette domain-containing protein, which translates to MRLEGVWLRYHRRGPWVLRQTDVAIGPGEVAVVLGRNGVGKSTLLQLAAGVLRPTRGRVVDRPPAVGWVPERFPADQPFTVRAYLAAMARVAGLPGAEADRAVRHWIDRLGLARFHAVRLPQLSKGTAQKVGLAQALLRPPGLLVLDEPWEGLDAATRDLVPEVIGEVLAEGGAVLVSDHRGETVRLPGARHWSVADGTVTEATPSGAAATVVVELSVPAAAAAAAVARLRADGHHVLRIRDHAAGPPATRPGSDSPSPATRPEPGSTSPAIRPEPGSPSAAVDPASGAGRSGPASEVAR; encoded by the coding sequence ATGCGGCTCGAAGGCGTCTGGCTGCGATACCACCGGCGGGGCCCGTGGGTGCTGCGGCAGACCGACGTGGCGATCGGCCCGGGCGAGGTGGCGGTGGTGCTCGGGCGCAACGGGGTGGGCAAGTCCACCCTGCTCCAGCTCGCCGCCGGCGTGCTCCGGCCGACCCGGGGCCGGGTGGTCGACCGGCCGCCGGCCGTCGGCTGGGTGCCGGAGCGTTTCCCCGCCGACCAGCCCTTCACCGTGCGGGCCTACCTCGCCGCGATGGCCCGCGTGGCCGGCCTCCCAGGCGCGGAGGCCGACCGGGCGGTGCGGCACTGGATCGACCGGCTCGGCCTGGCGCGCTTCCACGCGGTGCGGCTGCCCCAGCTGTCCAAGGGCACCGCGCAGAAGGTCGGCCTGGCCCAGGCGCTGCTCCGGCCGCCCGGCCTGCTCGTCCTCGACGAGCCCTGGGAGGGGCTGGACGCCGCCACCCGTGACCTGGTGCCCGAGGTGATCGGCGAGGTGCTGGCGGAGGGCGGCGCGGTGCTGGTCAGCGACCACCGCGGCGAGACGGTCCGGCTTCCCGGCGCCCGGCACTGGTCGGTCGCCGACGGCACGGTCACCGAGGCGACGCCGTCCGGTGCCGCGGCCACCGTCGTGGTCGAGCTGTCGGTCCCGGCCGCCGCGGCCGCCGCCGCCGTCGCCCGGTTGCGCGCCGACGGCCACCACGTCCTCCGGATACGCGACCACGCCGCCGGCCCCCCCGCCACGCGACCCGGGTCCGACTCCCCGTCTCCCGCCACCCGACCTGAGCCCGGCTCCACGTCTCCCGCCATTCGACCCGAGCCCGGCTCCCCGTCCGCCGCCGTGGACCCGGCGTCCGGCGCCGGCCGGTCCGGCCCCGCGTCCGAGGTGGCCCGGTGA
- a CDS encoding putative bifunctional diguanylate cyclase/phosphodiesterase produces MIGRGQPRRRSSEDAWIITAPMALVAVACATVTGLLAEHPVGEWPQAALILALMVVAGLPLLSLVVNRQSVGVTFTELPLVLALFFLPPLTVVVIYTIATLVTHIRHRFSAPKVWFNVARAAAGTSLAVLLLQAMPPMEGVGPRTWLSIFSAVSMVLLVSVTSVVAVHTLLNGWQTGRAALRNAKTALLTAGINVSIGLILLILLSSNWWSVLLLAGLGVGLVPVYRSYAQFFRQHRTLTDLYELTRAVVESGQSGTLADALLGRVRSLMQAEYATLWLPPQGRHPETLLTARVDDPGLLDMAHTPQALREKVRELRRTVAVGHGVTTDDEFRAEFAERRVKDAVVVPLRSGPVVIGTLEVANRLGDGNHFNPADIALFETVAAHAAVALENTRLVDRLRHDAEHDTLTKLPNRRRITAAVAEAVRIAAPGEVVALLLFDVDRLRQVNESLGHAAGDKVLVEVAERLRANAPSSALVGRAGGDEFLVTLRLESTEAALELAGRLREQIRDEMVFDALTLDVDTAVGVAVHPDHGSDAVTLLQRVDLAATAAKSVPGSVQLYSPALESRSLRRLGLAGDLRRALDDGALEVYFQPKVTLRDRRLVGVECLARWEHPAHGTVAPDDFVAVAEHTGQLGRLTEFVLRESLRRSRDWSHGEQALAISVNLAARTLTDQHFPALVRDLLEEYGVPAQRLTLEITEAGVLDGTERPIPTLKRLGELGVRLSVDDFGTGNSSLAQLRRLPVHEVKVDRSFVQGMATDPGDLAIVNAVVTLSQQFGLTVVAEGVESELTLELLQDIGCEIGQGFLFSRPLPYERLEAWFGAQVDPETIVAGELPRLRVVP; encoded by the coding sequence ATGATCGGTCGCGGTCAGCCACGACGCCGGTCGTCCGAGGACGCCTGGATCATCACGGCCCCGATGGCCCTCGTCGCGGTGGCCTGCGCCACGGTCACCGGCCTGCTCGCCGAGCACCCCGTCGGCGAGTGGCCCCAGGCGGCGCTCATCCTCGCCCTGATGGTCGTGGCGGGGTTGCCGTTGCTCAGCCTGGTGGTCAACCGGCAGTCGGTCGGCGTCACGTTCACCGAGCTGCCCCTCGTGCTGGCGCTCTTCTTCCTGCCGCCGCTGACCGTCGTGGTCATCTACACGATCGCCACGCTGGTCACGCACATCCGGCACCGGTTCTCGGCGCCGAAGGTCTGGTTCAACGTGGCCCGGGCCGCGGCCGGCACCTCGCTGGCGGTGCTGCTTCTCCAGGCGATGCCGCCGATGGAGGGTGTCGGGCCACGGACGTGGCTCAGCATCTTCTCCGCCGTCAGCATGGTCCTGCTCGTCAGCGTCACCAGCGTGGTGGCCGTGCACACCCTGTTGAACGGCTGGCAGACCGGTCGAGCGGCATTGCGCAACGCCAAGACGGCGCTGCTCACCGCCGGGATCAACGTGTCCATCGGGCTGATCCTGCTGATCCTGCTGAGCAGCAACTGGTGGTCGGTGTTGCTGCTGGCCGGGCTCGGCGTCGGTCTGGTGCCGGTCTACCGCTCGTACGCCCAGTTCTTCCGGCAGCACCGCACCCTGACCGACCTCTACGAGTTGACCCGTGCCGTGGTGGAAAGCGGGCAGAGCGGCACGCTGGCGGACGCCCTCCTCGGACGGGTGCGGTCTCTGATGCAGGCCGAGTACGCCACACTGTGGCTCCCGCCCCAGGGTCGGCACCCGGAGACGCTCCTGACCGCCCGGGTCGACGACCCAGGTCTGCTCGACATGGCGCACACGCCGCAGGCGCTGCGGGAGAAGGTGCGGGAGCTCCGGCGTACCGTGGCCGTGGGACACGGGGTGACGACCGACGACGAGTTCCGCGCGGAGTTCGCGGAGCGGCGGGTCAAGGACGCCGTGGTGGTGCCGTTGCGCTCCGGCCCGGTCGTGATCGGCACCCTTGAGGTGGCCAACCGGCTCGGTGACGGCAACCACTTCAACCCGGCGGACATCGCGCTCTTCGAGACCGTGGCCGCCCACGCCGCGGTCGCCTTGGAGAACACCCGCCTGGTCGACCGGCTGCGGCACGACGCCGAGCACGACACGCTGACCAAGCTGCCCAACCGCCGGCGGATCACCGCGGCGGTGGCCGAGGCGGTCCGGATCGCCGCGCCCGGCGAGGTGGTGGCGCTGCTGCTCTTCGACGTCGACCGGCTGCGCCAGGTCAACGAGTCGCTCGGCCACGCGGCCGGCGACAAGGTCCTGGTCGAGGTGGCCGAGCGGCTGCGGGCCAACGCGCCCTCCTCCGCCCTGGTGGGCCGCGCCGGTGGCGACGAGTTCCTGGTCACGTTGCGGTTGGAGAGCACCGAGGCGGCGCTGGAGTTGGCCGGCCGGTTGCGCGAGCAGATCCGCGACGAGATGGTCTTCGACGCGCTCACCCTGGACGTGGACACGGCGGTCGGGGTGGCCGTCCACCCGGACCACGGCAGCGACGCGGTGACCCTGCTCCAGCGGGTCGACCTGGCCGCCACGGCCGCCAAGTCGGTCCCGGGCAGCGTGCAGCTCTACAGCCCGGCGCTGGAGTCCCGGTCGCTGCGCCGGCTGGGCCTCGCGGGCGACCTGCGCCGAGCGCTGGACGACGGCGCGCTGGAGGTCTACTTCCAGCCCAAGGTGACGCTGCGGGACCGGCGCCTGGTCGGGGTGGAATGCCTGGCCCGCTGGGAGCACCCGGCGCACGGCACGGTGGCCCCGGACGACTTCGTGGCGGTCGCCGAGCACACCGGCCAGCTCGGTCGGCTCACCGAGTTCGTGCTGCGGGAGAGCCTGCGGCGCAGCCGGGACTGGAGCCACGGCGAGCAGGCGCTCGCCATCTCGGTCAACCTGGCCGCCCGGACGCTCACCGACCAGCACTTCCCGGCCCTGGTGCGGGATCTGCTGGAGGAGTACGGCGTGCCGGCGCAGCGGCTCACCCTGGAGATCACCGAGGCCGGGGTGCTGGACGGCACCGAACGTCCCATCCCGACCCTGAAGCGCCTCGGCGAGCTCGGTGTCCGGCTCTCCGTGGACGACTTCGGTACGGGCAACTCGTCCCTGGCCCAGCTGCGCCGGCTGCCCGTGCACGAGGTCAAGGTCGACCGCTCGTTCGTGCAGGGGATGGCGACCGACCCGGGCGACCTGGCCATCGTCAACGCGGTGGTGACGCTCTCGCAGCAGTTCGGCCTGACCGTGGTGGCCGAGGGTGTGGAGAGCGAGCTGACCCTGGAGCTGCTCCAGGACATCGGCTGCGAGATCGGCCAGGGCTTCCTGTTCAGCCGGCCCCTGCCGTACGAGCGGTTGGAGGCCTGGTTCGGCGCCCAGGTCGACCCGGAGACGATCGTGGCGGGCGAGCTGCCGCGCCTGCGCGTCGTGCCCTGA